From bacterium, a single genomic window includes:
- a CDS encoding CHASE2 domain-containing protein, with product MNIVKLESEITLILLGLLVSLCGLILGILISNKILVVKFKLISFSTIGMFFSVLIGGTIMGSLVGLCFEAGFFNHHLKEKIDTLFPFSIVIFTLMTSLGGFLGAMLWSKKLKQEEVCYEMEIWVKNIKNIAITILLSILLCEISYILPIFELFELDTLDFRFNFQNRVKIFEDIVIIDIDDETIRQFGQMKGGTRVYYANVIDYLNQGGAKTIGFDMLFPEKSTIFPEGDQELANATERARNVCHSIFFYNRESWGTNTFPDVPELLKRFSYGENCAYYPADEDIPAKEEPIFEWEENDSVYVPIEPVLKKTARIGHINIYTDIDGIVRKIQYLMPYMGEIYPFLAFQLTCDYLGIKKEDIKIVKNKFIDMGKIKIPIDREGKTFINYKLSSVRKFPFHMVLKREIPAEYFKNKIVLIGGSYPPLFDTVPTSIELIMPRAEFHANIIYSIIKGNFIFPIEKHLMIIICILLGVITGLASSFFSPLKSIIITIILLMGYLILVFCLFEFKGIYIEIIRPMFIVVFMRLLFLEKSLISRKKMTKLIFSFLLLLFAFLFPIHTLADECPDEDEQDYCDISPSPGFNGASGGGGGGGGSGGCGDEDNDDDDGDPPEPPEPDHPDDTLDVSAIHPYLKPQGEADIAMLNKGLYPECGMLLQNLEIPYAIHRDVPEVDDHSILIIPSGGLAGKENSRVFKEQLESYANQGGTIICFSQQYGEEFRALPGNLGGYGWRQDQSCWTNAAYIENDHPIFASQDNLYLTANIDGYFSE from the coding sequence TTGAATATAGTTAAGCTTGAATCTGAGATTACATTAATTCTTCTTGGATTATTAGTAAGCCTTTGTGGATTAATCCTTGGTATATTGATAAGCAATAAAATATTGGTAGTAAAATTTAAGCTTATCTCTTTCAGCACAATAGGAATGTTTTTTAGTGTCTTGATAGGAGGGACAATAATGGGTAGTTTAGTAGGACTTTGTTTTGAAGCTGGATTTTTTAACCATCATCTGAAAGAAAAGATTGATACTCTATTCCCATTTTCTATTGTTATTTTTACCCTGATGACCTCTTTAGGAGGCTTTCTTGGTGCAATGTTATGGAGCAAAAAGCTAAAACAGGAGGAGGTTTGCTATGAAATGGAAATATGGGTAAAAAATATAAAAAATATAGCCATCACCATACTTCTTTCTATTTTACTTTGTGAAATTTCCTATATATTGCCAATCTTTGAGTTATTTGAATTAGACACATTAGACTTCAGGTTTAATTTTCAAAATAGGGTTAAAATCTTTGAAGATATTGTAATTATAGATATTGACGACGAAACAATACGGCAATTTGGACAAATGAAAGGAGGAACAAGGGTCTATTACGCTAATGTAATTGATTATTTGAACCAAGGCGGAGCAAAGACTATTGGCTTTGATATGCTTTTTCCTGAGAAAAGCACAATCTTTCCTGAAGGAGACCAAGAATTAGCTAATGCAACAGAAAGGGCAAGAAATGTATGTCATTCTATTTTCTTCTACAATAGAGAGTCTTGGGGAACAAATACTTTTCCTGATGTTCCAGAGTTATTAAAGAGATTTTCTTACGGAGAAAATTGTGCATATTATCCAGCAGATGAGGATATACCAGCTAAAGAAGAACCTATTTTTGAATGGGAAGAAAATGATTCTGTGTATGTGCCAATAGAACCTGTTTTGAAAAAGACAGCAAGGATTGGGCATATCAATATTTATACTGATATAGACGGTATTGTCAGAAAGATTCAATATTTGATGCCTTATATGGGTGAGATATACCCTTTCCTTGCATTTCAATTAACCTGTGATTATCTAGGGATAAAGAAAGAAGATATAAAAATAGTTAAAAACAAATTCATTGATATGGGTAAGATAAAAATCCCTATTGATAGAGAAGGAAAAACTTTTATAAACTATAAGCTTTCCTCGGTTCGTAAATTTCCTTTTCATATGGTTTTAAAAAGGGAAATTCCAGCAGAGTATTTTAAAAATAAGATTGTTTTAATTGGGGGAAGTTATCCTCCTCTCTTTGACACTGTCCCAACCTCTATTGAACTCATTATGCCAAGGGCAGAATTTCACGCCAATATCATTTACAGCATCATAAAAGGTAATTTCATTTTCCCGATAGAAAAACATTTGATGATTATTATTTGTATTCTTCTTGGTGTAATAACAGGATTGGCTTCTTCTTTCTTTTCCCCTCTAAAAAGCATCATTATTACAATTATTCTGCTTATGGGTTATCTAATCCTTGTATTTTGTCTATTTGAATTCAAAGGAATCTATATTGAAATAATTCGTCCAATGTTTATAGTGGTGTTTATGAGACTCCTTTTTTTAGAAAAAAGCTTAATCTCAAGAAAAAAAATGACCAAACTTATCTTTTCCTTTCTTTTACTTCTTTTTGCCTTTCTTTTTCCTATCCATACCCTGGCTGATGAGTGCCCTGACGAGGATGAGCAAGACTACTGCGATATTTCTCCTTCCCCAGGTTTTAATGGTGCCTCTGGAGGCGGGGGCGGTGGTGGAGGCTCTGGTGGCTGTGGCGATGAAGATAATGATGACGATGATGGAGATCCTCCCGAACCTCCAGAGCCTGACCATCCTGATGATACCCTAGATGTTAGCGCAATCCATCCCTACCTTAAGCCACAAGGGGAGGCAGATATTGCTATGCTTAACAAAGGGCTCTATCCAGAATGTGGGATGCTTTTGCAAAACCTTGAAATTCCCTATGCTATACATCGGGATGTTCCTGAGGTAGATGACCATTCCATCCTTATTATCCCCTCAGGAGGTTTAGCCGGCAAGGAAAACTCAAGGGTATTCAAGGAACAACTTGAATCCTATGCAAACCAAGGAGGAACCATAATCTGCTTCTCCCAGCAATATGGGGAGGAATTTAGGGCATTGCCAGGAAACCTTGGTGGCTATGGCTGGAGGCAGGACCAATCCTGCTGGACAAATGCCGCATATATTGAGAATGACCATCCGATATTTGCCTCTCAAGATAACCTTTACCTTACCGCAAACATTGATGGGTATTTTAGTGAAT
- a CDS encoding RHS repeat-associated core domain-containing protein, giving the protein MNNFLASCGAISYFYDSNGNLVKKDNTSYTYDYENRLTQITYPDKSTQTFTYCPLGKRIAKDNSIFLYDDQDLIAEYDPQGTLKARYTFGLGIDNPISVRIGTQSYFYHLDGLGSVIFITDKDKNIVSSYNYDAFGIPFGSSSIPNPFLFTAREYEPKLNLYYYRARYYDPSVGRFISTDPILRPPSCPTCPGANTFPIKGAGLLSYQGIKKNMLYDPQTLYLYAYVHNNPVNWIDPMGLWEMIFPQSSECYIECYWDCRREHRCDEPLKSIVKVVCSVGCGLKCAFSPFQPPPDKGFRGPNEPGPAPPIPPPEENDRKK; this is encoded by the coding sequence ATGAATAATTTTTTAGCTTCTTGTGGAGCAATAAGCTATTTCTATGACAGCAATGGCAATCTGGTTAAGAAAGACAATACATCCTATACCTATGATTATGAAAATCGGCTAACTCAAATAACCTATCCTGACAAATCAACCCAAACCTTTACCTATTGCCCATTAGGAAAAAGAATCGCTAAGGATAATTCCATCTTTCTCTATGATGACCAAGATCTAATTGCTGAATATGACCCTCAAGGCACCCTCAAGGCAAGATATACCTTTGGCCTTGGCATTGACAACCCAATCTCAGTAAGAATAGGAACCCAAAGCTATTTCTACCACCTTGATGGCTTAGGCTCGGTAATCTTTATCACCGACAAAGACAAAAACATTGTTTCATCTTATAATTACGACGCCTTTGGAATACCTTTTGGCTCATCCTCAATCCCTAATCCCTTTCTCTTTACCGCAAGGGAATACGAACCCAAACTAAACCTTTACTACTACAGGGCAAGATACTATGACCCAAGCGTAGGAAGGTTTATTTCAACCGACCCCATCCTTCGTCCCCCATCCTGCCCTACCTGCCCTGGGGCAAATACATTTCCCATTAAAGGGGCAGGGTTGTTGAGTTATCAAGGAATCAAGAAGAATATGCTTTATGACCCTCAAACATTGTATTTATATGCTTATGTTCATAATAACCCTGTAAATTGGATTGATCCAATGGGATTATGGGAGATGATATTCCCTCAATCTTCTGAATGTTATATAGAATGTTATTGGGATTGTCGTCGTGAACATCGATGTGATGAACCACTTAAAAGCATAGTGAAAGTAGTTTGTTCTGTAGGATGCGGGCTTAAATGTGCATTTTCTCCGTTCCAACCTCCGCCAGATAAAGGGTTTCGTGGTCCAAATGAACCTGGACCTGCTCCTCCCATACCTCCTCCAGAAGAAAATGACCGTAAAAAATAA